The following are encoded together in the Methanosarcina flavescens genome:
- the lonB gene encoding ATP-dependent protease LonB, producing MVYNNNQNIDESSGKMDDPAQNMGESIQDVDKSAANQKRDESGRGMTEPEPNQIKAASESDQDMDEDEDIDIGFHFEDTSNIDVPKLLIDQVLGQEHAVEVVKKAASQRRHIMMIGTPGTGKSLLAKAMAELLPKEELKDILVYPNMEDLNNPKIREVPAGKGREIVMAHKMEARKKAQARNMLMMLFVVGIIIYSYFVAQLLWGIIAGIMILMLTRQFLPKEEMMIPKMAVSNYDKEHAPYIDATGAHAGALLGDVRHDPFQSGGLETPAHDRVEAGDIHKAHKGVLFIDEINTLRLESQQSLLTALQEKEYPITGQSERSSGALVKTEPVPCDFIMVSAGNLDAVQKMHPALRSRIKGYGYEVYMRDSMEDTPENRRKLVRFVAQEVVRDGHIPHFDEGAVKEVIREARRRAGRKGHLTLKLRDLGGLVRVAGDIAHSEGAPLTTAEHVLAAKRIARSIEQQLADSYLEQRKDYESFLRKGSAVGRVNGLAVMGGDSGIVLPIVSEVTPAISGAEGRIIATGKLKTIAKEAVQNVSAVIKNMTGTDISRHDVHIQFVGTYEGVEGDSASVSIATAVISAIEKIPVDQTVAMTGSLSVRGDVLPVGGVTYKIEAAAQAGLKKVIIPKANEADVLIEKSYREKIQIIPVSSIAEVMEHSLVGPKKNSIIEKLRCITRLSFDIPEVSPATVQAKNLFGCRN from the coding sequence ATGGTGTATAATAATAATCAGAACATAGACGAGTCTTCGGGGAAGATGGACGATCCCGCTCAAAATATGGGCGAGTCCATTCAGGACGTAGACAAGTCTGCGGCCAACCAGAAGAGGGATGAGTCCGGTAGGGGTATGACTGAGCCTGAACCCAACCAGATTAAGGCCGCGTCTGAGTCCGATCAGGACATGGACGAAGATGAAGATATTGACATTGGCTTCCATTTTGAAGATACTTCTAATATAGATGTACCCAAACTTCTTATCGACCAGGTGCTGGGGCAGGAGCATGCCGTAGAAGTCGTGAAAAAGGCAGCCAGCCAGAGACGGCACATCATGATGATAGGGACCCCAGGAACAGGGAAATCCCTTCTTGCAAAAGCAATGGCAGAACTTCTTCCTAAAGAGGAGCTCAAGGATATTCTTGTATACCCTAACATGGAGGACCTGAACAATCCCAAAATAAGGGAGGTTCCTGCCGGAAAGGGCAGAGAAATCGTCATGGCTCACAAGATGGAAGCTAGGAAGAAAGCCCAGGCCAGAAATATGCTTATGATGCTTTTTGTTGTGGGCATTATTATCTACTCTTATTTTGTTGCCCAGTTACTATGGGGTATTATTGCAGGCATTATGATTCTCATGTTAACCCGCCAGTTCTTGCCTAAAGAAGAAATGATGATTCCGAAAATGGCGGTTTCCAATTACGATAAAGAGCACGCACCCTACATCGATGCAACCGGAGCTCACGCAGGAGCCCTGCTCGGCGATGTAAGGCACGACCCATTCCAGTCAGGCGGGCTCGAAACCCCTGCTCACGATAGGGTAGAGGCAGGAGATATCCACAAGGCCCACAAGGGTGTACTCTTTATTGACGAAATCAATACTCTCAGGCTGGAATCCCAGCAAAGTCTTCTGACTGCGCTGCAGGAGAAGGAATATCCAATTACCGGGCAGTCCGAGAGAAGTTCGGGAGCACTTGTCAAAACCGAACCTGTACCCTGTGACTTTATCATGGTCTCTGCAGGAAATCTGGATGCCGTGCAGAAAATGCACCCTGCGCTCAGGTCGAGAATAAAAGGCTACGGTTACGAAGTATACATGCGGGACTCGATGGAAGACACTCCCGAGAACCGGAGGAAATTGGTCCGCTTCGTGGCTCAGGAAGTTGTCAGAGACGGTCATATCCCTCACTTCGATGAAGGCGCAGTAAAAGAAGTGATTCGTGAAGCCAGAAGGCGGGCAGGCAGGAAAGGACACCTTACTCTCAAGCTGCGTGACCTTGGCGGTCTTGTGCGTGTGGCAGGAGATATTGCCCATTCCGAAGGCGCTCCATTGACAACTGCAGAGCACGTACTTGCGGCAAAGAGAATTGCAAGATCTATTGAACAGCAGCTTGCAGACAGCTACCTGGAACAGCGCAAGGATTACGAGTCCTTCCTCAGAAAAGGTTCTGCTGTGGGCAGGGTTAACGGGCTAGCAGTCATGGGCGGAGACTCAGGGATTGTACTCCCTATTGTATCCGAAGTCACTCCTGCAATCTCCGGAGCCGAAGGAAGAATTATAGCAACAGGCAAACTCAAGACGATTGCAAAAGAAGCGGTGCAAAACGTCTCTGCTGTGATTAAAAATATGACCGGCACGGACATCTCCAGGCATGATGTCCATATCCAGTTTGTAGGAACCTACGAAGGTGTAGAGGGAGACAGTGCATCGGTTTCCATTGCAACTGCTGTTATATCTGCAATAGAAAAGATTCCTGTGGACCAGACTGTAGCAATGACAGGTTCCCTTTCAGTCAGGGGTGATGTCTTGCCTGTAGGCGGAGTTACCTATAAGATTGAGGCTGCGGCCCAGGCCGGCTTGAAGAAAGTCATTATTCCTAAAGCAAATGAGGCAGATGTTCTTATCGAGAAATCATATAGGGAAAAGATTCAGATTATCCCTGTTTCCTCTATTGCTGAGGTAATGGAACACAGCCTTGTAGGTCCGAAAAAGAATTCAATTATTGAAAAACTTCGATGTATTACAAGGCTCAGCTTTGATATTCCTGAAGTTTCACCTGCTACCGTACAGGCTAAGAATCTTTTTGGGTGCAGGAACTGA
- a CDS encoding zinc ribbon domain-containing protein has protein sequence MSRNINFVCPKCGNNSYETGEIRTTGGFLSKLLDLQNKKFTHVTCKRCKYTEFYQADSSMLGNIFDLFT, from the coding sequence ATGAGCAGAAATATTAACTTCGTGTGCCCCAAATGCGGTAATAATTCATACGAAACCGGCGAGATCCGCACTACAGGCGGTTTTCTCAGTAAACTCCTCGACCTCCAGAACAAGAAATTCACCCACGTCACCTGCAAGCGCTGTAAATACACCGAATTCTACCAGGCTGACAGCAGCATGCTTGGGAATATTTTCGATTTGTTTACGTAA
- a CDS encoding cysteate synthase: MGRFKLKCLKCGREYGQEYRLTCENDDSFLRAEYFEKKLELRNQPGIGRFHSWLPVQEELTTDAGPITYKSEAFARELGLSNLYIGFSGYWPERGAFIKTCSFKELEAYPTMQLLKETGGKAIVLASAGNTGRAFAHISALTGIDVYIVVPDSGVSKLWLPEEPTESIHLIRMSPGNDYTDAINLAGRIAKLPGMVPEGGARNIARRDGMGTVMLDAAVTIGRIPDHYFQAVGSGTGGISAWEASIRLRDDGRFGQKLAKLQLAQNLPFVPMYNAWKERRRQIIPELDMKDAKKQIEETYATVLTNRAPPYGVTGGLYNALVDTDGIMYAITKEEALEAESLFESLEGIDILPPSAVAVASLLKAVDAGKVSRDDTILLNVAGGGYKRLKEDFNLSQISPVATARDPEMPLEELNI; this comes from the coding sequence ATGGGAAGATTCAAACTTAAATGTCTCAAGTGCGGAAGAGAATACGGCCAGGAATACAGGCTCACCTGTGAGAACGATGATTCCTTTTTACGGGCAGAATACTTCGAAAAAAAGCTGGAACTAAGAAACCAGCCAGGTATTGGACGGTTCCATTCCTGGCTTCCGGTTCAGGAAGAGCTTACCACGGACGCAGGGCCTATAACCTACAAAAGCGAAGCCTTTGCCAGGGAACTCGGGCTTTCAAACCTTTATATAGGGTTCAGTGGGTACTGGCCCGAAAGAGGTGCGTTCATTAAAACCTGCAGTTTCAAAGAACTTGAAGCCTACCCGACCATGCAACTTCTGAAAGAAACCGGAGGAAAAGCAATAGTTCTTGCCTCTGCCGGAAACACGGGCCGGGCTTTTGCACACATCTCGGCTTTGACAGGAATTGATGTTTATATAGTGGTGCCGGATTCTGGAGTCTCAAAGCTCTGGCTGCCCGAAGAGCCGACCGAATCCATTCATCTTATACGCATGAGCCCGGGAAACGATTACACTGATGCTATTAATCTTGCAGGCCGAATTGCAAAGCTGCCTGGCATGGTTCCCGAAGGTGGAGCTAGAAATATCGCCAGAAGAGATGGGATGGGCACTGTAATGCTGGATGCAGCAGTAACCATAGGGAGAATTCCTGACCATTATTTCCAGGCTGTCGGAAGCGGGACTGGAGGAATTTCAGCCTGGGAAGCCTCAATCCGCCTCAGGGATGACGGGCGGTTCGGGCAAAAACTTGCGAAACTTCAGCTTGCCCAGAACCTTCCTTTTGTGCCAATGTACAATGCCTGGAAGGAAAGAAGAAGACAGATTATTCCCGAACTTGATATGAAGGATGCAAAGAAACAGATCGAGGAAACTTATGCCACAGTACTTACTAATCGGGCTCCCCCGTACGGAGTAACAGGCGGGCTTTATAATGCTCTAGTAGACACTGACGGAATAATGTATGCAATTACGAAAGAAGAGGCCCTTGAAGCCGAGTCCCTTTTTGAATCCCTGGAAGGAATCGATATCCTGCCCCCTTCGGCAGTTGCGGTAGCGTCCCTATTAAAAGCTGTAGATGCCGGAAAGGTCTCGAGGGATGATACCATTCTCCTGAATGTTGCAGGTGGGGGATATAAACGCCTTAAAGAGGACTTCAACCTTTCCCAGATCTCGCCAGTAGCTACTGCCAGAGATCCGGAAATGCCTCTCGAAGAACTGAATATATGA
- a CDS encoding tetratricopeptide repeat protein, with amino-acid sequence MSRSKVRNLLLLKQIHSAVAHIKKGKLDKALETLDKAENSARKSKSTNALYYILFTRGSILYTAAKYDDALETYERALGAGSELLKADPENIDYLHYMGTTLSNTGNLLKKKGEISRSAEYYTRARETYANLLAKEPENAVFRSYAGENLNNYAALLADMGSFEEAHEVLRQAIELYEKLLEEKPDNLGYQAELSVALSQLGNCLIQQGPEKHDSAKSNLKKALTMQENLLTQQPENKNVIEAIALTRERLKKLENAEKQEIIESPDNLENMESTEEV; translated from the coding sequence ATGTCCAGAAGCAAGGTAAGAAATCTTCTCCTTCTTAAGCAGATTCATAGTGCTGTAGCCCATATCAAGAAAGGTAAGCTGGATAAAGCCCTTGAAACCCTAGATAAAGCCGAAAACTCGGCAAGAAAGTCAAAATCCACTAACGCCCTCTATTATATTCTTTTTACGCGCGGAAGCATTCTTTATACTGCGGCAAAATATGATGATGCCCTTGAGACCTATGAGAGGGCGCTTGGCGCAGGTTCAGAACTGCTTAAAGCCGATCCTGAGAATATCGATTACCTGCACTATATGGGCACAACCCTGAGCAATACCGGAAACCTGCTTAAAAAGAAAGGTGAAATTTCACGATCTGCCGAATATTACACTCGAGCCCGTGAAACCTATGCAAACCTCCTGGCAAAAGAGCCTGAGAATGCGGTTTTCCGATCCTATGCCGGCGAGAACCTGAATAATTATGCAGCTCTCCTCGCGGATATGGGCTCTTTTGAAGAAGCACATGAGGTTCTCAGGCAGGCAATTGAGCTTTACGAGAAGCTTCTTGAAGAAAAGCCAGACAACCTCGGCTACCAGGCGGAACTTTCAGTCGCACTCAGCCAGCTTGGAAATTGTCTTATCCAGCAAGGCCCGGAAAAACACGATTCTGCAAAATCAAACCTTAAAAAAGCCCTTACCATGCAGGAAAATCTCCTCACCCAGCAGCCCGAAAATAAAAACGTAATAGAAGCGATTGCTTTAACCCGCGAAAGGCTGAAAAAACTGGAAAATGCGGAAAAACAGGAAATTATAGAGAGCCCGGATAATTTGGAGAATATGGAAAGTACGGAAGAGGTTTGA